One Cololabis saira isolate AMF1-May2022 chromosome 12, fColSai1.1, whole genome shotgun sequence DNA window includes the following coding sequences:
- the LOC133457554 gene encoding LOW QUALITY PROTEIN: protein-L-isoaspartate O-methyltransferase domain-containing protein 2-like (The sequence of the model RefSeq protein was modified relative to this genomic sequence to represent the inferred CDS: deleted 1 base in 1 codon), which translates to MGGAVSAGEDNDDLIDNLKEAYYIRSDLVERAFRAIDRADYYLDEYRDNAYKDLAWRHGNIHLSAPCIYSEVMEALDLQPGLSFLNLGSGTGYLSTMVGLILGPLGVNHGIELHADVIQYAYQKLDSFIKTSDSFDKFEFCEPTFVEGNCLEIPPESRQYERVYCGAGVQKEHEDYMKNLLKVGGILVMPLEEKLTKITRTGTSSWETKKIISVSFAPLVLPKHGGPGRTRTTPLPRYEVRSLQELARVCIRHTLRVTRGGAGGGPPRGRGSSFSVGRGLAVAGLHKYGPRFKRRRVHRRHCNALVLATRQVVASSGIGGAATPPPLDGNNNQGRPEDEEAARGARREARRGGRRARRGLVEEEEVVEEEEEEEEEPEEEEEEEEEEEKETGELLRPPPAVNLLRERILGLPLPEPLKLYLLFYRDK; encoded by the exons ATGGGCGGAGCCGTGAGCGCCGGCGAGGACAACGACGACTTGATTGACAACCTGAAGGAGGCGTACTACATCCGCTCGGACCTGGTGGAGCGGGCCTTCCGGGCCATCGACCGGGCCGACTACTACCTGGACGAGTACCGCGACAACGCCTACAAG GACCTGGCCTGGCGCCATGGCAACATCCACCTGTCGGCCCCCTGCATCTACTCGGAGGTGATGGAGGCCTTGGACCTGCAGCCGGGCCTGTCCTTCCTCAACCTGGGCAGCGGGACCGGCTACCTGAGCACCATGGTGGGCCTGATCCTGG GGCCGCTGGGCGTGAACCACGGCATCGAGCTGCACGCCGACGTCATCCAGTACGCCTACCAGAAGCTGGACTCCTTCATCAAGACCAGCGACAGCTTCGACAA GTTCGAGTTCTGCGAGCCGACCTTCGTGGAGGGGAACTGCCTGGAGATCCCGCCGGAGAGCCGGCAGTACGAGCGGGTTTACTGCGGGGCCGGAGTCCAGAAGGAGCACGAGGACTACATGAAGAACCTGCTGAAGGTGGGGGGCATCCTGGTGATGCCCCTGGAGGAGAAG CTCACCAAGATCACCAGGACCGGAACCTCCAGCTGGGAGACCAAGAAGATCATCTCTGTGTCCTTCGCCCCGCTGGTGCTGCCCAAACATGGTGGGCCGGGCCGGACCCGGACCACGCCGCTGC CCAGGTACGAGGTGCGGTCCCTGCAGGAGCTGGCCCGGGTCTGCATCCGCCACACCCTGCGCGTGACCAGGGGCGGCGCC GGGGGGGGGCCGCCCCGGGGGCGGGGCTCCTCCTTCAGCGTGGGCCGGGGCCTGGCCGTGGCCGGCCTGCACAAGTACGGCCCCCGCTTCAAGCGCCGGCGGGTGCACCGCCGCCACTGCAACGCGCTAGTGCTGGCGACGCGGCAGGTGGTGGCTAGCAGCGGCATTGGCGGCGCCGCAACGCCGCCGCCGCTGGACGGCAACAACAACCAGGGCCGGCCGGAGGACGAGGAGGCGGCCCGGGGGGCCCGGCGGGAGGCCCGGAGGGGGGGCCGGCGGGCCCGGAGGgggctggtggaggaggaggaggtggtggaggaggaggaggaggaagaggaggagccggaggaggaagaagaggaggaggaggaggaggagaaggagacgGGGGAGCTGCTGCGGCCGCCGCCCGCCGTCAACCTGCTGCGGGAGAGAATCCTGGGCCTGCCGCTGCCCGAGCCGCTCAAGCTGTACCTGCTCTTCTACCGGGACAAGTGA